From Quercus lobata isolate SW786 chromosome 1, ValleyOak3.0 Primary Assembly, whole genome shotgun sequence, one genomic window encodes:
- the LOC115990566 gene encoding ethylene-responsive transcription factor ERF119-like, which produces MPEPRKQPAKSKKSTATIPSGESSITKMRKVRVICSDPYATDSSSSEDECENRRAKKCKKFIREINLPLVLQQQSKPSSLESESSCQDSNNNNGTKTPNIVEARQKKRVLAKTPSRRPSSSKYRGVRQRKWGKWAAEIRDPFKGARIWLGTYNTPEEASEAYERKRFEFEAAMAMSSATPAVTAYASSEKSNNASASSAVVSPSQNNQQPVSSEDSEGVLSHTSPASVLELETSASNTKGNATDLITDECVEVTNAEISLAELQIPDDLGLMDETFADVPFEQELNFEPESEFDPLCFDNIGQFFDGYSGLEDIEICGFDNDGPSELPDWDFADIGNDIASWMDEPLNIPCQ; this is translated from the coding sequence AGTCCGTGTGATCTGTTCAGATCCTTATGCTACTGACTCATCTTCAAGCGAGGATGAGTGTGAGAATAGGAGGGctaagaaatgcaaaaaattcatCCGTGAAATTAATCTCCCCCTTGTTTTGCAACAACAATCGAAGCCTTCTTCTCTTGAGTCAGAGAGCTCTTGTCAGGACAGTAACAACAACAATGGTACCAAAACCCCCAATATTGTTGAAGCCAGACAGAAGAAAAGGGTTTTGGCTAAAACCCCATCTAGAAGACCCTCTTCTTCGAAGTATAGAGGGGTTAGGCAAAGGAAATGGGGGAAATGGGCTGCTGAGATTCGAGACCCATTCAAAGGAGCTAGGATTTGGTTGGGGACTTACAATACTCCAGAGGAGGCTTCTGAAGCTTATGAGCGAAAGAGATTCGAGTTTGAAGCTGCTATGGCCATGTCTAGTGCGACTCCTGCTGTTACGGCTTATGCTTCCTCTGAAAAGAGCAATAATGCGTCGGCGTCTTCGGCTGTGGTATCTCCATCACAGAATAACCAGCAACCTGTGTCTTCTGAGGATTCTGAGGGTGTGTTGTCGCATACATCTCCAGCTTCTGTCCTCGAATTGGAGACCTCTGCGTCCAACACCAAAGGGAATGCAACTGACTTGATCACTGATGAGTGTGTTGAGGTCACTAATGCCGAGATTAGTTTGGCGGAGCTTCAGATACCTGACGATTTGGGTCTAATGGACGAGACATTTGCTGATGTTCCATTTGAGCAAGAGCTCAATTTTGAGCCTGAGTCTGAGTTTGATCCTCTCTGCTTTGATAATATTGGGCAGTTTTTCGATGGTTACAGCGGCTTGGAGGACATTGAGATTTGTGGGTTTGACAATGATGGCCCTAGCGAGCTTCCGGACTGGGATTTTGCTGATATTGGCAACGACATTGCTTCTTGGATGGACGAACCCCTCAATATACCCTGCCAATAA
- the LOC115990542 gene encoding tetraketide alpha-pyrone reductase 2 isoform X1 encodes MVEYCVTGGTGFIAAYLVKTLLEKGHTVRTTVRDPVVPFFFLLYLTGDVGKVGFLLEFNGAKERLKIMKADLRIEGSFDEVLQGVDGVFHVASPVLVPYDDNIQATMIDPCIKGTLNVLSSCSKASVKRVVLTSSCSSIRYRDDVQQVSPLNESHWSDPDYCKRYNLWYAYAKTLAEKEAWRIAKDSGTDLVVVNPSFVVGPLLTPQPTSTLFMILAIIKGTRGEYPNLTIGFVHIDDVIAAHILAMEEKKASGRLICSGSVAHWSQIIEMLRAKYPSYPFEKKCGNEKGDNNPHTMDTTKIAQLGFPPFKTHDRMFDDCIKSFQEKGFL; translated from the exons atggtaGAGTATTGTGTAACAGGAGGAACAGGGTTCATAGCCGCTTACCTAGTGAAGACCTTGCTAGAGAAGGGGCATACTGTCAGAACCACGGTGCGGGACCCTG ttgtaccattttttttccttctttatttgACAGGGGATGTGGGAAAAGTTGGTTTTCTCTTGGAGTTTAATGGAGCTAAGGAAAGGCTTAAGATCATGAAAGCGGATTTGAGGATAGAAGGAAGCTTTGATGAGGTACTACAAGGCGTTGATGGGGTCTTTCATGTTGCATCACCGGTGCTTGTCCCATATGACGACAACATTCAg GCAACTATGATAGATCCATGCATAAAGGGCACCTTGAATGTGTTGAGCTCCTGCTCAAAAGCGAGTGTGAAACGGGTAGTGCTCACCTCTTCCTGTTCTTCAATAAGATACCGTGATGATGTCCAGCAGGTTTCTCCTCTGAATGAGTCACATTGGAGTGACCCCGACTACTGCAAACGCTACAAC CTATGGTATGCATATGCAAAGACTTTGGCAGAGAAAGAAGCATGGAGGATTGCTAAGGACAGTGGGACGGATCTAGTAGTGGTGAATCCATCTTTCGTGGTTGGTCCCTTGCTTACACCACAACCAACCAGTACCCTGTTCATGATATTGGCCATTATTAAAG GTACCAGAGGCGAATATCCAAATCTAACGATTGGATTCGTGCACATAGACGATGTCATAGCCGCGCACATATTAGCTATGGAGGAAAAGAAGGCATCTGGCAGGCTTATATGTTCCGGCTCAGTAGCTCACTGGAGCCAAATCATTGAGATGCTCAGGGCCAAATATCCTTCCTACCCATTTGAAAAAAA GTGTGGCAACGAGAAAGGAGACAACAACCCACATACCATGGACACCACTAAGATTGCTCAATTGGGATTTCCTCCATTCAAGACCCATGATCGAATGTTTGATGACTGCATCAAGAGTTTCCAAGAGAAGGGATTTCTGTGA
- the LOC115990542 gene encoding tetraketide alpha-pyrone reductase 2 isoform X2, whose translation MVEYCVTGGTGFIAAYLVKTLLEKGHTVRTTVRDPGDVGKVGFLLEFNGAKERLKIMKADLRIEGSFDEVLQGVDGVFHVASPVLVPYDDNIQATMIDPCIKGTLNVLSSCSKASVKRVVLTSSCSSIRYRDDVQQVSPLNESHWSDPDYCKRYNLWYAYAKTLAEKEAWRIAKDSGTDLVVVNPSFVVGPLLTPQPTSTLFMILAIIKGTRGEYPNLTIGFVHIDDVIAAHILAMEEKKASGRLICSGSVAHWSQIIEMLRAKYPSYPFEKKCGNEKGDNNPHTMDTTKIAQLGFPPFKTHDRMFDDCIKSFQEKGFL comes from the exons atggtaGAGTATTGTGTAACAGGAGGAACAGGGTTCATAGCCGCTTACCTAGTGAAGACCTTGCTAGAGAAGGGGCATACTGTCAGAACCACGGTGCGGGACCCTG GGGATGTGGGAAAAGTTGGTTTTCTCTTGGAGTTTAATGGAGCTAAGGAAAGGCTTAAGATCATGAAAGCGGATTTGAGGATAGAAGGAAGCTTTGATGAGGTACTACAAGGCGTTGATGGGGTCTTTCATGTTGCATCACCGGTGCTTGTCCCATATGACGACAACATTCAg GCAACTATGATAGATCCATGCATAAAGGGCACCTTGAATGTGTTGAGCTCCTGCTCAAAAGCGAGTGTGAAACGGGTAGTGCTCACCTCTTCCTGTTCTTCAATAAGATACCGTGATGATGTCCAGCAGGTTTCTCCTCTGAATGAGTCACATTGGAGTGACCCCGACTACTGCAAACGCTACAAC CTATGGTATGCATATGCAAAGACTTTGGCAGAGAAAGAAGCATGGAGGATTGCTAAGGACAGTGGGACGGATCTAGTAGTGGTGAATCCATCTTTCGTGGTTGGTCCCTTGCTTACACCACAACCAACCAGTACCCTGTTCATGATATTGGCCATTATTAAAG GTACCAGAGGCGAATATCCAAATCTAACGATTGGATTCGTGCACATAGACGATGTCATAGCCGCGCACATATTAGCTATGGAGGAAAAGAAGGCATCTGGCAGGCTTATATGTTCCGGCTCAGTAGCTCACTGGAGCCAAATCATTGAGATGCTCAGGGCCAAATATCCTTCCTACCCATTTGAAAAAAA GTGTGGCAACGAGAAAGGAGACAACAACCCACATACCATGGACACCACTAAGATTGCTCAATTGGGATTTCCTCCATTCAAGACCCATGATCGAATGTTTGATGACTGCATCAAGAGTTTCCAAGAGAAGGGATTTCTGTGA
- the LOC115990542 gene encoding tetraketide alpha-pyrone reductase 2 isoform X3 → MVEYCVTGGTGFIAAYLVKTLLEKGHTVRTTVRDPVVPFFFLLYLTGDVGKVGFLLEFNGAKERLKIMKADLRIEGSFDEATMIDPCIKGTLNVLSSCSKASVKRVVLTSSCSSIRYRDDVQQVSPLNESHWSDPDYCKRYNLWYAYAKTLAEKEAWRIAKDSGTDLVVVNPSFVVGPLLTPQPTSTLFMILAIIKGTRGEYPNLTIGFVHIDDVIAAHILAMEEKKASGRLICSGSVAHWSQIIEMLRAKYPSYPFEKKCGNEKGDNNPHTMDTTKIAQLGFPPFKTHDRMFDDCIKSFQEKGFL, encoded by the exons atggtaGAGTATTGTGTAACAGGAGGAACAGGGTTCATAGCCGCTTACCTAGTGAAGACCTTGCTAGAGAAGGGGCATACTGTCAGAACCACGGTGCGGGACCCTG ttgtaccattttttttccttctttatttgACAGGGGATGTGGGAAAAGTTGGTTTTCTCTTGGAGTTTAATGGAGCTAAGGAAAGGCTTAAGATCATGAAAGCGGATTTGAGGATAGAAGGAAGCTTTGATGAG GCAACTATGATAGATCCATGCATAAAGGGCACCTTGAATGTGTTGAGCTCCTGCTCAAAAGCGAGTGTGAAACGGGTAGTGCTCACCTCTTCCTGTTCTTCAATAAGATACCGTGATGATGTCCAGCAGGTTTCTCCTCTGAATGAGTCACATTGGAGTGACCCCGACTACTGCAAACGCTACAAC CTATGGTATGCATATGCAAAGACTTTGGCAGAGAAAGAAGCATGGAGGATTGCTAAGGACAGTGGGACGGATCTAGTAGTGGTGAATCCATCTTTCGTGGTTGGTCCCTTGCTTACACCACAACCAACCAGTACCCTGTTCATGATATTGGCCATTATTAAAG GTACCAGAGGCGAATATCCAAATCTAACGATTGGATTCGTGCACATAGACGATGTCATAGCCGCGCACATATTAGCTATGGAGGAAAAGAAGGCATCTGGCAGGCTTATATGTTCCGGCTCAGTAGCTCACTGGAGCCAAATCATTGAGATGCTCAGGGCCAAATATCCTTCCTACCCATTTGAAAAAAA GTGTGGCAACGAGAAAGGAGACAACAACCCACATACCATGGACACCACTAAGATTGCTCAATTGGGATTTCCTCCATTCAAGACCCATGATCGAATGTTTGATGACTGCATCAAGAGTTTCCAAGAGAAGGGATTTCTGTGA
- the LOC115990542 gene encoding tetraketide alpha-pyrone reductase 2 isoform X4, which yields MVEYCVTGGTGFIAAYLVKTLLEKGHTVRTTVRDPGDVGKVGFLLEFNGAKERLKIMKADLRIEGSFDEATMIDPCIKGTLNVLSSCSKASVKRVVLTSSCSSIRYRDDVQQVSPLNESHWSDPDYCKRYNLWYAYAKTLAEKEAWRIAKDSGTDLVVVNPSFVVGPLLTPQPTSTLFMILAIIKGTRGEYPNLTIGFVHIDDVIAAHILAMEEKKASGRLICSGSVAHWSQIIEMLRAKYPSYPFEKKCGNEKGDNNPHTMDTTKIAQLGFPPFKTHDRMFDDCIKSFQEKGFL from the exons atggtaGAGTATTGTGTAACAGGAGGAACAGGGTTCATAGCCGCTTACCTAGTGAAGACCTTGCTAGAGAAGGGGCATACTGTCAGAACCACGGTGCGGGACCCTG GGGATGTGGGAAAAGTTGGTTTTCTCTTGGAGTTTAATGGAGCTAAGGAAAGGCTTAAGATCATGAAAGCGGATTTGAGGATAGAAGGAAGCTTTGATGAG GCAACTATGATAGATCCATGCATAAAGGGCACCTTGAATGTGTTGAGCTCCTGCTCAAAAGCGAGTGTGAAACGGGTAGTGCTCACCTCTTCCTGTTCTTCAATAAGATACCGTGATGATGTCCAGCAGGTTTCTCCTCTGAATGAGTCACATTGGAGTGACCCCGACTACTGCAAACGCTACAAC CTATGGTATGCATATGCAAAGACTTTGGCAGAGAAAGAAGCATGGAGGATTGCTAAGGACAGTGGGACGGATCTAGTAGTGGTGAATCCATCTTTCGTGGTTGGTCCCTTGCTTACACCACAACCAACCAGTACCCTGTTCATGATATTGGCCATTATTAAAG GTACCAGAGGCGAATATCCAAATCTAACGATTGGATTCGTGCACATAGACGATGTCATAGCCGCGCACATATTAGCTATGGAGGAAAAGAAGGCATCTGGCAGGCTTATATGTTCCGGCTCAGTAGCTCACTGGAGCCAAATCATTGAGATGCTCAGGGCCAAATATCCTTCCTACCCATTTGAAAAAAA GTGTGGCAACGAGAAAGGAGACAACAACCCACATACCATGGACACCACTAAGATTGCTCAATTGGGATTTCCTCCATTCAAGACCCATGATCGAATGTTTGATGACTGCATCAAGAGTTTCCAAGAGAAGGGATTTCTGTGA